A window of the Actinobacillus genomosp. 1 genome harbors these coding sequences:
- the rraA gene encoding ribonuclease E activity regulator RraA, whose protein sequence is MRIDTSALCDIYSDQVDVVEPIFSSFGGASSFYGKITTVKCFESNGLIASVLEEEGQGRVLLIDGGGAVRRALIDAELAQLALDNGWEGIIVYGAVRQLDVLETLDIGIHALAPIPVGADDTEIGEVDTPVNFGGVTFFPEDYVYADLTGIILSPELLDLAELEE, encoded by the coding sequence ATGCGTATTGATACCTCTGCACTTTGTGATATTTATTCCGATCAAGTTGATGTGGTTGAGCCGATTTTTTCAAGCTTTGGCGGTGCGTCTTCTTTTTACGGAAAAATTACCACGGTAAAATGCTTTGAAAGTAACGGTTTAATTGCCAGCGTGTTAGAAGAAGAAGGACAAGGAAGAGTATTATTGATTGACGGCGGCGGTGCGGTACGTCGTGCATTGATTGATGCGGAGTTGGCTCAACTTGCGCTGGATAACGGCTGGGAAGGTATCATTGTATACGGTGCTGTGCGCCAACTGGATGTATTGGAAACCTTGGATATCGGTATTCATGCATTGGCACCGATTCCCGTCGGTGCGGACGATACCGAAATCGGTGAGGTTGATACGCCGGTCAATTTCGGCGGGGTAACATTCTTCCCGGAAGATTATGTTTACGCCGATTTAACCGGTATTATTCTTTCGCCCGAGTTACTGGATTTAGCCGAATTGGAAGAGTAA
- a CDS encoding tRNA1(Val) (adenine(37)-N6)-methyltransferase → MTKSHGFQFKQFFIAHDKCAMKVNTDGILLGAIADIRQKRQILDLGTGTGLIAIMLAQRTDENTQITALELEPNAYRQAVENCRNSAFSHRLQVCPGDVLDYDFNRKFDLIVSNPPYFSDSLASRSHERDLARAAIQSHLDWLLQARKWLAEQGEITFILPFDVAEKLLEQSKTSGLFCIKICKIITKQGQQAKRMILSFSSEKRPLTIQEVVIYDADNHYTEAFKQLTNAFYLKM, encoded by the coding sequence ATGACAAAATCTCACGGTTTCCAATTTAAACAATTCTTTATCGCACACGATAAATGTGCGATGAAAGTCAATACGGACGGTATCTTACTCGGTGCGATCGCCGATATTCGGCAAAAACGTCAAATTCTGGATCTCGGCACCGGTACCGGATTAATCGCAATAATGTTAGCGCAACGTACGGACGAAAATACACAAATTACTGCGCTTGAATTAGAGCCGAACGCCTATCGGCAAGCGGTCGAAAATTGCCGAAATTCCGCATTTTCACACCGCTTACAGGTCTGCCCCGGCGATGTATTAGATTATGACTTTAACCGAAAGTTTGATCTTATTGTGTCAAATCCGCCTTATTTTTCTGACAGTTTAGCTTCTCGTTCCCATGAGCGGGATTTAGCCCGAGCGGCGATCCAAAGCCATTTAGATTGGCTATTACAAGCGAGAAAATGGTTGGCGGAACAGGGCGAAATAACTTTTATTTTACCCTTTGACGTAGCGGAAAAATTGTTAGAACAAAGTAAAACAAGCGGTCTGTTTTGCATAAAAATTTGCAAAATTATTACTAAACAGGGGCAACAAGCTAAACGTATGATTTTGAGTTTTTCTTCTGAAAAGCGACCGCTTACCATACAAGAAGTAGTCATTTATGATGCGGATAATCACTACACCGAAGCGTTTAAGCAACTCACTAACGCGTTTTATTTAAAGATGTAA
- the ppa gene encoding inorganic diphosphatase produces MGLENVPAGKELPDDIYVVIEIPANSDPIKYEVDKETGTLFVDRFMSTAMFYPANYGYVNHTLSSDGDPVDVLVPTPYPLQPGSVIRCRPVGVLKMTDEAGGDAKVVAVPHTKLSKEYDHIKDVNDLPALLKAQIQHFFESYKALEAGKWVKVEGWGDVNEARQEILESFERAKK; encoded by the coding sequence ATGGGCTTAGAAAACGTACCAGCTGGTAAAGAGTTACCAGACGATATTTATGTAGTAATCGAAATTCCGGCAAATTCAGATCCGATCAAATATGAAGTGGACAAAGAAACCGGCACATTATTCGTAGATCGTTTTATGTCTACCGCAATGTTCTATCCGGCAAACTACGGTTATGTAAATCACACTTTATCATCTGACGGTGACCCGGTTGATGTATTGGTACCGACACCATACCCATTACAACCGGGTTCTGTGATCCGTTGTCGTCCGGTCGGCGTATTAAAAATGACTGATGAAGCTGGCGGCGATGCGAAAGTTGTTGCGGTTCCGCATACTAAATTAAGCAAAGAATACGATCACATTAAAGATGTAAACGATTTACCTGCATTATTAAAAGCACAAATCCAACACTTCTTCGAAAGCTACAAAGCATTAGAAGCGGGTAAATGGGTGAAAGTTGAAGGTTGGGGCGATGTGAACGAAGCGCGCCAAGAAATCTTAGAATCATTCGAACGTGCTAAAAAATAA
- a CDS encoding M48 family metallopeptidase, with amino-acid sequence MKLVKKIGAAAFLVSAIAACVSTQSINQEAAQSYAQVKSQAQAERAVDTSSATARRIHTVFNKMKPYAERSNTTGIPFQWEITVLKSDELNAWAMPGGKMAFYTGLVNKLNLNDDEIATVMGHEMAHALLEHGKSDRTFNAVTGIAAQVGSIALQSQGIQTNYGGVDLVGTVADLGLNKPFSRSQETEADEIGLMLMAQSGYNPSAAPNVWVKMSKAGGSSGSSIFSTHPSNEDRQENLQRLLPEAMKVYQTSKK; translated from the coding sequence ATGAAATTAGTTAAGAAGATCGGTGCAGCGGCATTTTTAGTTTCAGCGATTGCGGCATGTGTCAGCACGCAAAGTATTAACCAAGAAGCGGCGCAAAGCTATGCGCAAGTAAAAAGCCAAGCGCAAGCGGAAAGAGCGGTAGATACCAGCTCTGCAACCGCCCGCCGTATCCATACGGTATTTAATAAAATGAAACCTTATGCGGAAAGATCGAATACGACCGGTATTCCGTTCCAATGGGAAATTACCGTATTGAAATCCGATGAATTAAACGCATGGGCGATGCCGGGCGGTAAAATGGCGTTTTATACCGGATTGGTTAATAAGTTAAATTTAAATGATGACGAAATTGCCACCGTGATGGGGCATGAAATGGCGCACGCTTTACTAGAACACGGTAAATCGGATCGTACTTTCAATGCTGTCACCGGTATTGCGGCGCAAGTCGGTTCCATCGCTTTGCAATCACAAGGTATTCAAACCAATTACGGTGGGGTGGATTTAGTCGGTACGGTTGCGGATCTCGGTTTAAATAAACCGTTCTCGCGTAGCCAAGAAACCGAAGCGGACGAAATCGGTTTAATGTTGATGGCGCAATCCGGCTATAACCCTTCGGCGGCACCGAACGTATGGGTAAAAATGAGTAAAGCCGGCGGTAGCTCAGGCAGCTCGATTTTCTCGACCCACCCGTCAAACGAAGATCGTCAAGAGAATTTACAACGCTTATTACCGGAAGCAATGAAAGTGTATCAAACCAGTAAAAAATAG